Proteins encoded by one window of Cryptococcus gattii WM276 chromosome K, complete sequence:
- a CDS encoding Early growth response protein 1 (egr-1), putative (Similar to TIGR gene model, INSD accession AAW46135.1) encodes MLSDQGKIQPFKCAVCSRRFTRMENLKRHSKLHDDTSERPTFPCNRCTATFSRADLRRRHLASKHEDEEEKSTSRSPKEPSVSSGVNECHERRESVPVRKPSPIITSQPIPIISPRPLSSALEAALTFDFGVNEPSSNATWNSAQGVDNSPSRYTSQSQTSASSIPNYHAHSSTSRISITSGDIQARLSQSPLSSIPPSVEEAIQNPTFIFTSLESFFSHAAHIFPFIHRSTFDARSCHPSLLFGMMCIGLHMTGEDNGSVDQQRALYCYKAGLRALDGVMEIAQAKSTDMLTIIQAHLLLEMYAIMALCGSHTTQGLRLHSQCVELSRKAGLMESYPTQPSVTQDLDSLWRQFVRAESHKRTLYSLYGFDSAWYHFLSRPRCLSHLEIKHELPCGDDLWSACTPTEWAHRSLVASSACSSGGNSSKRMRFLDMVRAAFVNQAEDPLPLPLDSTGASLMTHFVLASVREMTGWTTMTGRSCFERFEALLASMVRLEPLVTVQDAKMETPASAAAEATWRMSMIELLLWSQSHTGGLVEDSIDAALAAITTLGVNNPIELTTQIIQSVEQHITWFLLYLQRTSFPTSPSLQSESPLLTFYLFKATIIAWQIVKSGGSSPLEVVGVEDEEGLLSWMKDMFRMREKWGIGRCAMRCLGDLQVQNVL; translated from the exons ATGCTTTCCGACCAAGGGAAGATCCAACCCTTCAAATGTGCTGTATGTTCGAGGCGCTTCACTCGAATG GAGAACCTGAAGCGCCATTCGAAACTACACGACGACACAAGCGAACGCCCGACCTTTCCCTGCAACCGGTGCACGGCCACATTTTCCCGAGCAGACCTTAGAAGACGACACCTCGCAAGTAAAcatgaagatgaagaagagaagagtACGAGTCGTAGTCCGAAGGAACCATCTGTCTCAAGTGGTGTGAACGAGTGTCACGAACGGCGAGAGAGTGTGCCTGTTAGGAAACCCTCTCCTATCATCACTTCTCAGCCCATTCCTATAATATCTCCGCGGCCACTATCTTCTGCTCTTGAAGCAGCCCTCACGTTTGACTTTGGTGTCAATGAGCCGTCATCAAATGCCACTTGGAATTCCGCGCAGGGGGTCGATAACTCTCCTTCGCGGTACACCTCACAATCCCAAACATCGGCCTCTTCAATTCCCAATTACCATGCCCATTCTTCCACAAGCAGAATTAGCATAACTTCTGGTGATATTCAGGCTCGATTGTCACAGTCTCCTCTATCTTCCATTCCCCCATCCGTCGAAGAAGCCATTCAAAATCCTACATTCATCTTTACGTCACTTGaatccttcttctcgcATGCTGCCCATATATTTCCCTTCATCCATCGATCTACGTTCGATGCCCGATCATGTCACCCAAGCTTATTATTTGGGATGATGTGTATTGGGCTGCATATGACAGGAGAAGACAATGGAAGTGTTGACCAACAGAGAGCACTCTACTGCTACAAGGCGGGTCTGAGGGCTTTGGATGGGGTGATGGAGATTGCACAAGCAAAGTCTACAGACATGCTGACGATTATTCAAGCACATCTGCTTTTGGAGATGTACGCGATAATGGCACTGTGTGGGAGCCATACTACACAAGGACTGCGATTACACTCACAATGCGTCGAG CTCTCTCGAAAAGCTGGTCTGATGGAATCATACCCTACCCAACCGTCCGTCACCCAAGATCTTGACTCTCTCTGGCGTCAATTCGTCCGCGCGGAATCCCACAAACGTACTCTGTACTCCCTTTATGGATTCGATTCTGCTTGGTACCATTTCCTCTCTCGACCACGCTGCCTTTCCCATCTCGAAATCAAACACGAGCTTCCATGCGGCGACGACCTCTGGAGCGCTTGTACACCTACTGAATGGGCCCATCGTTCCCTTGTTGCATCTTCTGCTTGTTCTAGCGGCGGCAACTCTTCAAAGAGGATGCGATTCCTCGACATGGTTCGTGCTGCCTTTGTAAACCAGGCAGAAGACCCTTTGCCTCTCCCACTTGACTCGACAGGAGCATCACTCATGACTCACTTTGTCCTGGCTTCTGTCAGAGAAATGACAGGATGGACGACCATGACCGGGCGCTCTTGCTTTGAGCGCTTTGAAGCACTCCTGGCGTCAATGGTAAGACTGGAGCCGCTGGTGACTGTGCAAGATGCGAAGATGGAGACGCCTGCGAGTGCAGCGGCGGAAGCGACTTGGAGGATGAGTATGATTGAGTTATTGTTATGGTCCCAAAGCCATACAGGGGGCCTGGTCGAAGATTCCATTGATGCAGCTCTAGCGGCAAT AACGACATTGGGCGTTAATAATCCTATCGAACTTACTACTCAGATCATTCAATCAGTCGAACAGCACATCACATGGTTCCTCCTCTACCTCCAACGCACGTCTTTTCCCacctctccctctcttcAATCGGAATCACCATTACTTACATTCTACCTCTTCAAGGCGACCATTATTGCTTGGCAGATTGTGAAAAGTGGAGGATCGAGTCCGTTGGAAGTGGTGGGagtggaggatgaagaagggttGTTAAGTTGGATGAAGGATATGTTTAGGATGCGCGAGAAGTGGGGGATAGGGCGTTGTGCAATGAGATGTCTCGGAGATCTGCAGGTGCAGAATGTGTTGTAA
- a CDS encoding uncharacterized protein (Similar to TIGR gene model, INSD accession AAW46129.1) — protein MPFSDELDTPAFRAWLSKTIEPLCDADPTVLSDYIVALMKHDASMTEDEWKTFISRELVDFLESSSGPFVETLFQTLHSKNYDLTQTHPAPAVSHPIPTGPVAEMAPQPSAGPSIVPDAQQKEQKEQKEQKDVTMQEMPVGVSGRRKCRDYHERGYCMRGANCQYEHSADMLIPTPEMMFQGFLPPFMPGMPGMPMQYPGMQPMGPMAMHGPGFRDGPNSRNRSFGNRPPPSNEGESFEGTSRPPSDHSKTTLLITDIPDANMSVVAIRNYFQQFGTITSVALEGRGNRALVNFASNLEAYKAWKSDEAVFGNRHVKVLWHKPRPGQGAAGQKALEQSKKLLTNLQKMEAGEELNQGVKPKLSGPETRLQATLAELEHREKQSKKEPLIAEQKVLLKRASTGTKEEKVQILKRLREITKELEIINNPPPKPESMDVDDAKSRLDRELAAHGMEMGGQDEEELARLNAQLASLKEKANTLGVNASARYSPYSRGRGGRGRGRGGPPRPMRLDNRSRTILVSGDRFADEEARRVVQEWYEATGGGVEFVDGNLRITYPQREMAEKALALGTNELREKAGPIRTAWEPPKPVERYQPSDVEMTVHMGEEELRGEKDEDE, from the exons ATGCCTTTCAGCGACGAGTTGGACACTCCAGCATTTAGAGCGTGGCTCAGCAAAACCATAGAGCCTCT ATGCGATGCCGATCCAACAGTTTTGTCAGATTATATTGTGGCTTTAATGAAACACGATGCTTCAATGACAGAAGATGAATGGAAAACT TTCATATCACGAGAGTTGGTGGATTTTCTCGAGAGCT CTTCTGGGCCATTCGTCGAGACACTGTTCCAAACGCTTCACTCCAAGAATTATGATTTGACACAGACGCATCCTGCTCCAGCAGTGTCACATCCTATTCCTACAGGGCCAGTCGCTGAAATGGCACCTCAACCTTCTGCTGGACCTTCAATAGTGCCGGATGCTCAACAGAAAGAACAGAAAGAACAGAAAGAACAGAAAGATGTTACCATGCAAGAAATGCCCGTCGGAGTATCTGGTAGACGAAAATGCCGTGATTATCACG AGCGAGGATATTGTATGCGGGGTGCTAACTGTCAATATGAACACTCTGCGGATATGCTCATACCCACACCCGAGATGATGTTCCAAGGGttccttcctcccttcATGCCGGGCATGCCGGGTATGCCCATGCAATATCCAGGCATGCAGCCTATGGGTCCAATGGCCATGCATGGTCCAGGGTTTCGAGATGGTCCAAATAGCCGAAACCGTTCCTTTGGCAACCGACCGCCCCCCTCCAACGAAGGCGAGAGTTTCGAAGGGACCTCCCGTCCTCCGAGCGACCATAGCAAGACAACACTTCTCATTACGGACATCCCCGACGCCAATATGTCTGTCGTCGCTATCCGCAATTACTTCCAGCAGTTTGGGACGATAACGAGCGTTGCCCTCGAAGGTCGAGGAAACCGGGCTCTGGTTAACTTCGCATCAAATCTTGAGGCCTATAAGGCTTGGAAATCAGACGAGGCTGTGTTTGGGAACAGGCATGTCAAAGTCCTCTGGCATAAGCCTAGGCCTGGACAGGGTGCGGCAGGACAAAAGGCTTTGGAACAAAGCAAGAAATTGTTGACAAATTTGCAGAAGATGGAGGCTGGAGAGGAGCTGAACCAGGGAGTTAAGCCTAAGCTGAGTGGGCCCGAGACTCGGTTACAAGCCACTTTGGCCGAGTTAGAGCACCGAGAAAAGCAATCAAAAAAGGAACCGCTTATTGCTGAGCAAAAAGTGCTGTTGAAGCGTGCCTCTACAGGCAcgaaggaagagaaagtCCAGATCTTGAAAAGACTACGTGAAATAACGAAGGAACTCGAAATCATTAACAATCCGCCGCCCAAACCTGAGTCTATGGACGTTGATGATGCAAAGAGCCGGCTGGACAGGGAACTTGCGGCTCACGGGATGGAAATGGGTGGAcaggatgaagaggaatTGGCAAGACTGAACGCTCAACTGGCTTCTTTGAAGGAAAAA GCCAATACTTTGGGTGTCAATGCTTCTGCTCGTTACTCACCGTACTCTCGTGGTCGAGGTGGACGCGGACGCGGCCGTGGCGGTCCCCCTCGGCCCATGCGACTTGACAACCGATCACGCACCATCCTCGTCTCCGGTGACCGTTTCGCCGACGAAGAAGCGAGGAGAGTTGTCCAAGAATGGTATGAGGCGACAGGTGGTGGTGTTGAGTTTGTCGATGGGAACTTGAGAATCACCTATCCTCAGCGAGAGATGGCTGAAAAG GCTTTGGCGCTGGGTACGAACGAGTTGCGCGAGAAAGCAGGGCCCATCCGTACTGCTTGGGAACCCCCGAAACCGGTCGAACGATACCAGCCTTCAGATGTAGAGATGACTGTGCATATGGGCGAAGAAGAACTTAGAGGTGAAaaagatgaggatgagtAG
- a CDS encoding uncharacterized protein (Similar to TIGR gene model, INSD accession AAW46131.1), with amino-acid sequence MTVTNVATAHTTTVQNPRLRLLNTLRSKTPALMTFIAIPSVRHAQIVALTGLDGVIIDCEHGHIGDDQMHNSVSAISALGVSPIIRVRGPQPDILKRALDTGAHGLMVPMINTAKEAAAVVTYSKFPPYGLRGQGSAFPAIGHGLTTPEYMKTANETILTIVQIETKQGVENVEEIAAVPGIDYLFIGPNDLAQSLLGYTPARGDEPVFVEAIDKIVAAARKHGKWVGRLVNDGPLAVEALKTFDSVAITGDTKAISNWYTAQIECVRK; translated from the exons ATGACCGTCACCAACGTCGCAACCGCCCACACCACAACCGTTCAGAACCCTCGACTCCGGCTCCTCAACACTCTCAGATCAAAGACGCCAGCCTTAATGACATTTATTGCCATTCCAAGTGTTAGGCATGCTCAAATTGTTGCCTTGACTGGTTTAGAT GGAGTCATCATTGATTGTGAACACGGACATATCGGAGATGATCAGATGCACAATTCAGTCTCTGCCATCTCTGCTCTTGGTGTCAGCCCTATCATCCGTGTCCGCGGTCCTCAACCCGATATCCTCAAGCGAGCACTCGACACTGGTGCCCA TGGTCTTATGGTTCCTATGATCAACACGGCCAAGGAAGCTGCAGCCGTTGTCACCTATTCAAAATTCCCTCCTTATGGTCTTCGTGGCCAAGGGTCCGCTTTCCCGGCTATCGGTCACGGTCTCACCACACCAGAATACATGAAGACTGCCAACGAAACAATCTTGACAATCGTCCAGATAGAGACCAAGCAAGGGGTGGAAAATGTGGAGGAGATTGCTGCTGTTCCCGGTATTG ACTACCTCTTCATCGGCCCCAACGATCTCGCCCAATCACTCCTCGGCTACACCCCAGCTAGAGGCGACGAACCCGTTTTTGTGGAAGCCATCGACAAGATTGTAGCCGCTGCGCGCAAGCATGGCAAGTGGGTTGGCCGATTGGTGAATGACGGACCTTTGGCAGTGGAGGCGCTCAAGACTTTTGACAGCGTAGCGATTACTGGCGATACCAAGGCTATTTCAAATTGGTATACTGCCCAGATTGAGTGTGTGAGGAAGTAG
- a CDS encoding uncharacterized protein (Similar to TIGR gene model, INSD accession AAW46130.1) has product MYFPLLPNLGPITLAIATHSGMMHTRQLLALAIPFVSLVPVEILANFHQVAVAVTSASAAGGVTSATVAGGISVTGTGTTGGEAAASSSSRAAVTTARSAVASSASHTNSAASPSGTSTSNGASGSNRFVTYWDNYANMGGVNAAQLTTVTHVILSTLLTHLIVIAFADMTNWATKQTTWQFMESSDGNFGSSTAATLKGMQSGLKVCGALGGWGLDSVMVTAVRGGDSSIATFVANVKGFADYFNLDGIDIDWEFPSASDDANLITFVTQLRAALGDDKLISIALGARVDTTDAAAFNSDTFSKLDGLVDMWNVMTYDYVNRYSTATEQQAGNRVVTTVMDYYEKQGITMEKCNVGFPMNAKYFTLTETCDSSNPIGCSLPGREYYEDNGVDNYKSGWVRFNPGLDSTLGTKGTEWATKMRTQWEARPADGSTEITADVSNAWVDETNNVFWTWLSDFDMKKTCQNWVTSGKVGGAMVWSLNQVIISIHSIVYAQMLIHF; this is encoded by the exons ATGTATTTC CCCCTGCTCCCCAATCTGGGACCCATTACACTTGCGATAGCGACACACAGTGGCATGATGCATACCAGACAGTTACTTGCCCTGGCGATACCCTTTGTGTCACTGGTGCCAGTGGAAATCCTTGCCAATTTCCATCAGG TGGCTGTTGCGGTCACTTCGGCCAGTGCTGCTGGAGGGGTGACCTCAGCGACAGTAGCCGGAGGTATCAGTGTCACTGGGACTGGGACGACGGGGGGGGAAGCAGCTGCAAGTTCGTCGTCGAGGGCAGCAGTGACTACGGCCAGATCTGCTGTGGCAAGCAGTGCCTCGCACACAAATTCTGCAGCATCGCCGAGTGGTACCTCCACTTCAAATGGTGCCAGTGGATCAAACAGATTCGTCACTTATTGGGATAA TTATGCGAATATGGGTGGGGTCAACGCTGCTCAATTGACGACTGTTACGCATGTCATCCTTT CAACGCTCTTAACCCATTTGATCGTCATAGCCTTTGCCGATATGACTAATTGGGCTACAAAGCAAACAACGTGGCAGTTCATGGAATCTTCCGATGGTAACTTTGGCTCTTCAACAGCCGCAACGCTCAAGGGCATGCAATCTGGTCTTAAAGTTTGTGGAGCTCTTGGTGGGTGGGGTCTCGACAGTGTTATGGTTACTGCAGTAAGAGGCGGAGATTCGAGCATTGCAACGTTTGTGGCCAATGTGAAGGGATTTGCCGATTATTTCAACTTGGACGGCATTGATATTGATTGGG AATTCCCTTCTGCCTCTGATGATGCCAACCTCATCACCTTTGTTACCCAGCTGCGTGCTGCACTTGGAGACGACAAACTTATTTCCATCGCACTTGGGGCCCGCGTCGATACTACCGATGCCGCTGCTTTCAATAGTGACACGTTCTCGAAACTTGACGGCCTTGTTGACATGTGGAACGTCATGACTTATGACTATGTCAACCGTTACAGTACAGCCACTGAACAACAGGCTGGTAACCGCGTTGTCACCACCGTCATGGACTATTATGAGAAGCAAGGTATCACAATGGAGAAATGTAACGTCGGTTTCCCCATGAACGCCAAGTACTTTACCCTTACCGAAACCTGTGATTCTTCAAACCCAATCGGTTGTTCTCTTCCGGGCAGAGAGTATTACGAAGACAACGGCGTTGATAACTACAAGTCTGGGTGGGTCAGATTTAATCCAGGTTTGGATTCTACACTGGGTACAAAAGGAACAGAATGGGCGACCAAGATGAGGACGCAGTGGGAAGCTCGGCCAGCAGACGGAAGTACAGAAATTACTGCCGATGTATCTAACGCCTGGGTTGATGAGACTAATAATGTCTTTTGGACTTGGTTGTCTGACTTTGACATGAAGAAAACATGCCAAAACTGGGTGACTTCGGGCAAGGTGGGAGGTGCTATGGTTTGGAGTTTGAACCAGGTGATTATATCTATTCATTCTATAGTATACGCTCAAATGCTGATCCACTTTTGA
- a CDS encoding uncharacterized protein (Similar to TIGR gene model, INSD accession AAW46132.1) gives MPPSPKSSFEEPKENVVVELRGVEAKYTKPIPESIRNLSADELKAIEKRIVRKADMIMMPIMGLLYILNYIDRQNLAAAKLQGIMTDLNMTTQQFATAVSILFVGYLPYQIVSNVLISRISRPGLYICVACALWGILSACTATVKSYGALLAVRVMLGFVEAVFFPGAIYLLSAWYTKNELGKRIGGLYIGQQVGNAFGGLIAAGCLKLDGAHGIAGWRWLFIIEGSITVGAALLCAFVLPEYPYNARLLKPLEREVAVWRLENEAGAAEGNEKVGAWDGFREGFRDPKLYALIFFNMMSQTQGSIANFFPTIVQTLGYSSIITLLLSAPPYVFAGGYYMGMTWISDRYNIIYPLIVVNICLAIVTYIIPMATLSIGGRYTAMILMPCTSVGPQLLLYKTINHHMPRPVAKRAAAIALMNAIGGTSNIWASYLWFSKPRYYAAFGTFIGAAVLFLITVTAYRFYVRRENRLLDGTPEEVARAMKRGVTQEQVDMGWRYEGY, from the exons ATGCCTCCTTCACCCAAATCTAGCTTTGAAGAACCCAAAGAGAATGTTGTCGTTGAGCTTCGAGGGGTCGAGGCGAAATACACCAAGCCTATCCCTGAGAGCATTCGCAACTTGTCTGCGGACGAGTTGAAAGCCATCGAAAAAAGGATCGTACGCAAGGCGGATATGATTATGAT GCCTATCATGGGTCTCTTGTACATTCTGAATT ATATTGATCGTCAAAACTTGGCGGCTGCCAAACTTCAGGGTATCATGACCGACCTCAACATGACTACTCAGCAGTTCGCAACGGCCGTGTCTATTCTTTTCGTGGGATACCTCCCTTATCAGATCGTATCAAACGTCCTTATCAGCCGTATCTCCCGTCCCGGTCTCT ATATCTGTGTTGCTTGTGCCCTCTGGGGTATCCTCAGTGCCTGCACAGCCACCGTCAAATCTTATGGTGCCCTCCTTGCTGTCCGTGTCATGCTCGGTTTTGTCGAAgccgtcttcttccccgGTGCTATCTATCTGCTATCCGCCTGGTACACCAAGAATGAACTTGGTAAACGTATCGGAGGCCTTTATATCGGACAGCAAGTCGGTAATGCTTTTGGCGGTCTTATCGCTGCGGGGTGCTTGAAGCTTGATGGTGCGCATGGTATCGCCGGTTGGCGTTGGCTTTTCATTAT CGAGGGTTCCATTACAGTCGGCGCTGCTCTTCTTTGCGCCTTTGTCCTTCCTGAATACCCTTACAACGCTCGTCTTCTCAAACctttggaaagagaagtGGCCGTTTGGCGATTGGAAAACGAAGCGGGTGCAGCAGAAGGTAATGAGAAGGTTGGAGCTTGGGATGGGTTTAGAGAAGGCTTCAGAGACCCCAAG TTGTACGccctcatcttcttcaacatGATGTCACAAACGCAAGGGTCTATTGCCAACTTCTTCCCTACTATCG TTCAAACTCTTGGATACAGTTCTATCATCACCCTTCTCCTCAGTGCGCCGCCATATGTCTTTGCGGGTGGCTATTACATGGGTATGACATGGATCAGTGAC CGCTACAACATCATATACCCCCTTATCGTGGTCAACATCTGCCTTGCCATCGTCACTTACATCATTCCCATGGCCACGCTCTCCATCGGCGGTCGATACACTGCCATGATCTTGATGCCTTGTACCTCTGTCGGTCCCCAACTGCTTCTTTACAAGACTATCAACCACCATATGCCTCGACCTGTCGCCAAGAGGGCAGCGGCCATTGCGTTGATGAACGCGATCGGCGGTACTTCTAATATCTGGGCTAGTTACCTTTGGTTCTCGAAGCCAAGATATTACGCCGCCTTTGGAACAT TCATTGGCGCGGCAgttcttttcctcatcaCTGTCACTGCTTACCGTTTCTACGTCCGACGCGAAAACAGGCTACTTGACGGTACCCCCGAAGAAGTGGCTAGAGCTATGAAGAGGGGTGTCACCCAAGAGCAGGTTGATATGGGATGGAGGTATGAGGGCTACTGA
- a CDS encoding uncharacterized protein (Similar to TIGR gene model, INSD accession AAW46133.1): protein MSRELISSAEFPPKPHNCPAVKVPGLVFCAGQTATGEIKQATHTVLSNLQKVLELAGSSLDKVVKYNVYLKDMKDFAAMNEVYIAFLPPNPPSRTCIQAGDLPGEGTIIEIECIAQV from the exons ATGTCCCGGGAACTCATTAGCTCTGCCGAATTCCCCCCCAAGCCACACAACT GCCCTGCCGTCAAGGTCCCCGGACTTGTCTTCTGCGCCGGTCAAACTGCGACAGGAGAGATCAAGCAAGCTACT CACACTGTCTTGTCCAACCTCCAGAAGGTCCTTGAACTTGCCGGATCATCACTCGACAAGGTCGTCAAATACAATGTCTACCTCAAGGACATGAAGGACTTTGCGGCCATGAACGAAGTTTACATTGCT TTCCTTCCTCCTAACCCTCCTTCCAGGACCTGTATCCAGGCTGGAGACCTTCCGGGAGAGGGTACTATCATTGAGATCGAGTGCATTGCGCAGGTATAA
- a CDS encoding uncharacterized protein (Similar to TIGR gene model, INSD accession AAW46134.1) produces MPATPAFDPPAADLPGKPYVRPWIPPPVTKETHNFAKLSSIKLSLMDSDDPAVVDSLVQQVKTAIREDGFLFLEDYGVSLEQLHRQFAIAQYLYETITEEDKEALLFHPDTGRWAGYKHPYGFKRHRGIEDGIEQFNWYTAEWEDINRVPKCLHPFMDEIRAFAEYLTGSVNRRLLTLFSRVLELDDDYLWNNVQSHGSPTGEGYFRHALFRPVEKSTEEASKGLRMHGHTDFGLTTLLFSVPVSCLQIWGKDEQWYYVPYNPGSLVINIGETLEIVSGGHFKATRHRVYRPPADQLQTERLSLVLFNSSVGDLRMTPAAESPLIKREGCIEEQGVYKEFKRVMDLGVPVPTNRQWREIQIAEATDPTDTERNRVGADQVIINGKLMQTREYMGVKVLLPV; encoded by the exons ATGCCCGCCACACCTGCTTTCGACCCACCTGCTGCCGATCTTCCTGGCAAGCCTTACGTCCGACCTTGGATTCCTCCTCCTGTCACTAAGGAGACTCACAACTTCGCCAAACTTAGCAGCATCAAATTGTCCTTGATGGACTCTGATGATCCCGCCGTTGTTGATAGCCTCGTGCAACAAGTGAAGACGGCGATTAGGGAGGATGGATTCCTGTTCCTTGAGGACTACGGTGTATCCCTCGAACAA CTTCATCGACAGTTTGCAATTGCTCAATATCTCTACGAGACCATTACCgaagaagacaaggaagctctcctcttccacccTGACACTGGTCGTTGGGCTGGGTACAAGCACCCCTACGGTTTCAAG CGTCACAGGGGCATCGAGGACGGTATTGAGCAATTTAACTGGTACACCGCCGAGTGGGAAGATATCAACCGTGTGCCCAAGTGTCTCCACCCCTTCATGGACGAAATCAGAGCTTTCGCTGAG TATCTCACCGGCTCGGTTAATCGTCGTCTACTCACGCTTTTCTCCCGAGTCCTCGAGCTAGACGATGATTACCTCTGGAACAATGTCCAGTCCCATGGCTCCCCCACCGGTGAAGGCTACTTCCGCCATGCTCTCTTCCGACCAGTCGAAAAATCCACCGAGGAAGCTTCCAAGGGTCTCCGTATGCACGGCCACACTGACTTCGGTCTCACCACTTTGCTCTTCTCTGTACCCGTCTCTTGTCTCCAAATCTGGGGTAAAGATGAGCAGTGGTACTATGTGCCTTACAACCCTGGGTCTTTGGTTATTAACATTGGTGAAACTTTGGAAATCGTATCTGGTGGACACTTCAAGGCAACCAGACACAGGGTCTACAGACCTCCTGCG GACCAACTCCAGACTGAACGACTTTCTCTCGTCTTGTTCAACAGCAGTGTCGGTGATCTTCGAATGACTCCTGCCGCTGAGTCACCCCTGATCAAGCGAGAGGGTTGTATAGAAGAGCAGGGTGTGTACAAGGAGTTCAAGCGGGTGATGGACCTCGGTGTGCCT GTGCCCACCAACCGACAGTGGCGAGAAATCCAGATTGCAGAGGCTACCGACCCTACCGACACTGAGCGCAACAGGGTTGGCGCTGATCAGGTCATCATCAACGGCAAACTCATGCAGACCAGGGAGTATATGGGTGTCAAGGTCCTTTTGCCTGTGTAA